TATGTGATGATTATTTCTTCTATGAACAAGTAAAATTTGGGTTTTATGTTGAAATTTCTATGGAATGTTTTGCTTGTGGAGTGTTAGTGATTGATGCTGGGTTTCTATGGTGCAGATTGAAAATTACAATAAGCCATTTCTTGATGCTCTGGCCCAATATGATGATGGGAGGGACCTATCTGATTATGACTTCAACCAAGATGAATTAGGTTCCCCACATGAGGATGATGCCAACAATAGAAAACTTGCATATAGGCATCGAGTCATTGCCCAAAAATACTTACAGGTAAAACTTCTGGAGCAATTATTAGTATTTCTATATTCGACTTTTGAAAGTCAGTACTATAGCATGGAATTTTTCCTGTTATTATATTGTAGGATATTTATTGTTGCCTCTTAAAGTTAATGCATATGTGATGTATGTATCTATTACAGTACATTcctttgtattttcaatttttcatggtGGAATGGTTCAGTTATGAAGCCATGGCATTGTTTTGGTTTATGGACCTTGTCTACAAATAATGGTTTCTACAACACtatgaattatttctaagaTAAAATAGAGTTCAATTGAGTTCACTTTTTATACCTGTATGTTTTAGTTTGTTGTTGTCTATATTATAAATGCATAATTGTAATATGTATGGCTGATGTGGACTACCTTTTTggaaacaagtttttttaaactttatgaGACTTGTCTCAGTGCATAcatgttaaaataaaagttataaaacaTAGTTTCTGGAGCATTATTGGTAGTCTTACAGTTAATATAAAAGGTTTTGATAGGCCCTTATCATGTGATAAGGAGGATGGTAAACATGAGGGGCCCAAGGGTAGCATAGGCCTGTTGTttaagagaggaaaaagaaaagtaacagcaaggagaaagaaagggaaaattCAGTTAGCAGAGAGGGAAAAAAACATTACTGAATTCTGACAGGTGGCTTATAGTTGGGAACTTGGGAGTCGGAGATTCGAGAATCAGGATTAATTGGAGGAAGGGAGGGAGAGAGAATTGTCGGACAGAAGATAGTTTAAGGTctcgtgtgtgtgtgtttttgggGGGTGGGGTTGGCTATGCTATATAGGCTTTGTTTAGATAAACTTCTCCATTAACATttacaagagaaaaaaacaagATAGTAGCATAAATTGAGTTTTTCCcgcaagttaaaatcaacttatgcacttGAACTCTTTTTTAGTATCTCTCATCTAATTTCTCCAAAAATTGAGGTGCtaagttaattttagcttatggGAGAAGCTCTTTTCATGTTACCATGGTTTCTTGTAAGTGTTTATAGAgagaagtttattcaaacaGTGCGATACTGGCAATCACATCTCCTTTCTTTTGTTGAGTATTCTGTTATCAGAGGAATTTTTTTCAGCTGTAAGAACTTTGGTCTCTAATTTCTCAGTTAATAGTATTCAGTATATTGTGTTTCTATCAGTTTTCAAGTAGATCCTTTCTGATTTGTGTGATGGTTATTCTGAAAGTCAGTTGTAAAACTCGCATCTGAATTGCTTTTTTATCATTACTTATTTATGGAAGGATTTTGGATTGTATATGCTATTATCTGATGTATAATGTATCTGTTACTTTCCCCGTGTTCTTTTTAGTATGTGTTTTGAATATAGAATAGTTTTGGCAATTGATAATTAACCCTGTTTCTATAAACTTGTGTCTATGAcaatatatttatgtattgtTGTAGTCTAATTTTTTCTGCTGTTAAAAACAGGAAAATGTCAAATAATAAGACAGAGTAAGCTTAATGTGTTTTGTAAATGAGTGCTTCGTCTTTAAAGAATTGCTTGTGGATTAATGTTGAAGACTAAAGAAAAGGCTACATAAATATAGACACCTGACTACTGCaactttttttgtaaataaatatttaaattcttatgTTAACAGATCTAGCAGAAGCTAGCTTTTAAGTTTCAACCAATCAATGCTCATAATATAGAACTAGATTATTGTTTAGAAACAACCTCATTAGTTTTAGTTTATTGGTGAGAGAGGGTGCTTTGTTTTCTAACGATTGAAGCTTTGTGGGTATCATGAAGTGAGAATCTGAGTTAGAGACTTAGAGTTGTGGTGTAACCAAACAAGTTATGGACATTATGGTTGACTATATTTGTTAGCTTTTCCATTGGTAGCTTGACATAGGGACAAACTTAAccattttttgtttggtttCAGGGTTTACGTAATATTTTAGATCATGAGACAATAAAACTCTGGGATGAATTGTATGATAAAACTGATGAATACACTGACAGGTGGCTTTCATCAGGTATGTTTTGATGGTTCAatgatattatctttttttgcatgACCTGTATTACTTATATCTTTCTTGTTTAATATATTGTAGCACGGACGTTTTTGAAGGAGTGTTCGGGTGAAGATAAAGATGCAGTTTCCTCTGTTGCTTTTGCTAACACTAGCTCAAACTCAACTAATTCAAAGCATGTAAATGTTTTAGTGACATCTGGATCGATAGTTCCCTCCCTTGTGAAATGCATGCTCTTTCATCTGGACAGCTTAATAACGCATGGAAATGGTGAGTAATTTTATCTCTTCTGGCTACTGAGAATGCCATGTcacataattgatttttttatgccaTCTTGAAAGCTCAAAGCTCATAATCATTTTAGTATGAGCCTTTTTGAAAGCCTAAAACTAATAGTCATTTCACTAACAAACAACAGAATTTAATCCTGATGTAGTCAGACATAAGTTGCTATTGTTAATGATGTATGTCATATTTCAGTTTATAGCTCATGGGAAGTGGGGAAAATTCAATGTTTCCGATGGATCAAGGAGCGTTTCAACCATCCCAATGTTCGATTTTGTGCAATTGGAGATGGATGGGAAGAGTGTGAGGCAGCAGAAATCATGAGATGGCCATTTGTTAAGATCGATCCACGGCCAGGAAAACTTCACAGGTTCCCTGGTCTCACATTGACAACAGTTAGCCACTACTTTTCTGTGGTGTATGGAAGGCCGGGCAACGAGAATGATGAAGAATGATGCTAGATCTTCATGTCATCTACACTTTTCTGGGATACTTATCTGTACCAATAATATAAAACGAATGCAGTAACATAGCCAGCAATTTTTTTGCCAAGTGTATGCATTGCTTCCATGAGATGGCTATCAATCTCAGGTGCCAATTGCTTTTGATGAAATTAGATGGAGCTATTTCTCTATGACATGCGTGATCATAACTTTATGTTGTAGAAATGAGTGTAGATCATTTACCGGTTCTAATGTACATAACATAAgatgtttaaaattaatctcTGTGCTCCTTCTGTAGGGCCCTCAGCCTGTTATTATGTATGTCCTTTCTATGCTTATTTGGCAGTAGGAAGGAAAATTTGAAGCCACACATGGCTAACCAGTAACCACACCTGCACTGTTTTTGCTGCACAAAACAAACCCTCCCAAGGTTCTAAAGTTTACTGGATTTAAGCTCATCTGAATTTTGGACTTTCGCAAAATAATGTACATCCATGACAAATCCACCACATataaatcttataatttttaagttagaACTTCATAAATAATGTTGGGTAAAATGTTACTTTGTTCCTCCAAAGTGAAATTCACTATCACTTTTacttaaatgatattttgataCTTTCAAGGATCTAAGTGATAGTGAATTACACATTTGGAGATCAAAGCAGCATTTCATCCAACATAATTTTGATACTCTAAATGATATTTTGATACTTTACATGACTTAAAAAACGCAGTTCAAGAATTTTTGTCCATCAGATCTATCATTATTTTTACTCAAAAGTTCTTAATTCTGGAGGTTgaattctaagaaaaaaaattcttttttttcaaaagaataactttttttaatataagggAAAATGGAGATTTTCTTTTTGCaagtaaaatttatgaatttaaattgGATTTTATCAGTTGAACAACAAAtgacaaatttttttacatcttATATAACATATGAGACTcacaaaaaattatctaaaaattcaaaataactttTTCTAATGACAATGTATTACATCTTGGGAAACCAAAGTGATCGTTTACCGCATAATGTTAATGTTATTGGGAGTTTGTCCTAGTTCTAAGTTTTGGTTATAATGCATTGCTGATGTAGCAATGACATCATCAATATTGATATGCCATGTCTGGAAATTCCTAAAGTGCTAgcttcatcttcattttcaaTCTTAAGTAACAAAGTCTGACATCACATTCACAGAGCTGTATTTGACGTGGCATGACCGTCAACCAAAACTACAGGATAAATATCCTGATGTGATTTTCTTAGGATTTGACCAAAAagattgaaaagattttttaaggtccttttcaattttttaaattgctgGACCTAAAAAAATCATCTCATAAGGTAGGTCCTCTTTTGAATTAAGTTTGCTAATTAATTTGAAGCTGCATGGCTAGTGTTAAGTCCAATTTTTCTCTCAGCACGCCTGGGTGCATCACATCAATTAAATAGTTTGTCTTTTTGCCAAAACCTAAAAATGGTATTGGTATGGTATTCCTTCGGCAATGACATGCACTATATATTGTTCTGACATTTGAGATATGCATGCTACAAATCCATCCTTTGTTGTCCTTACCTTGTTTAAGACACACATTGCATTGATTCGGATTAAGGATAAGATAATTGGATCGTCGATGTAGATCAGGTTGAGGCTACTCGTCCAAATGAACACTTGGTCCACTTAATCATCTGCTAATTAAGGACAAACCACAAAGGATTTATTTGACACTGTACAATTGGATGACAAATGCACTTTCATTTTCAACTTTGGCTTGGCACGGTGACATGGACCCCTTTTATCTGAACTTCTTACAATACATTTTCTGCATGCAAAGATAGCAAGCTCTCTTGGGAAGAAATTGTCTTCTTTCAAAGGCAAATATAAcccttaaatatcttttttttaaccatCATAATTAGGacagttttttgttttctagtgAAATCTAGAGTTATTTTCACAAGCTTTGGTCCTTTGGTTCTTTGGACTAGTTGTGAGATTAATCCTCATTTCAagacttaatttaattatacttaAAGTTCATCATCTCTCCCACAAATTTAGCGTAAATTGTcaattgaattatatatttatcatcATTGGATAGTCCTTAAATACTTTGCCTCAATAATATGTaggatttgtattttttttttcttttggccgTAGTCATTAATTTGGCATAAAAAATAAGTGAGAAAATTGTTGTTGACTCATCATTATACTGTAAAATGTCGAACTATCGAAAGTATGCATCTCAGACAATTATATTAGGAATGTCAATATTGCTATCTCAAATTGCAAGACATTATATAACTTATTTTGCAAGACAAAGTAAGATTTTAGACTTATCATTAGTATAAGGTAGATAATAGACCACATGCTAAATAATCAATGATAGTGGATTTTGTTTGGGAGCTAAAGAACATATATGGCTTGGCTTCAGGTATAGGGGTCCCATTGCTGAATGACCTCCCAAACAAAGGCACCCATGAGGTTGTCATTAATAATCATAAAATCGTGTACAAATAGGATACTTAAATACCTATCCCCATTTttggctacaaaaataattttattcttacaCTTCAATTGAATAGAGTTtgcaattttatgattttatcctCTTCTGCATTGCCTAAAATGTACCCAGTCTACGTTGGAACCTACCTAAGTAAGACTCTCGTATCATACTATCATTGGATTTGGAATGTATCCTTAATTTCTTTAGATAAATTCTTAAAAGTGTTGTGCTTTAGCATAATTCATAAAGCCCCAACAAATGAATTTGTTGAAGTGCTTcaaatcttcttcttttctttttttggaaaaaaagtgCTTCAAATCTTAATCCTTTCATCGTTAGTTTATTTCCTTGTTTCCCTGTACAGTTTTGTAGGACCAATTTTTTGTGTACCAAGGCGAAAATGAGATTAAACCTAAGACCTTATGTATATTGTTTAAACTTTCCACCATTAGGCAGTCCCTAGTGGGTCTGTAAGatcatttttattgacttgtttGTAGTTTGTATTAGAACTAATAAATTTAGATAatgttctttatatttttatctttgtttaaTTAATCTGTTAGTTATAATTTCATTAGGTTTTAGTTAAGTTATTATAgtgtaaaaacttttaattaaatttttatagtttcaaatttttataactGTGTCCTTTAAAGTTAATATTGTTAAACTTCCGTTcaatattactaatatttttttcacagtTAAATTAATCTGTAAGTACttgtaaatttattaaattttagattaggttcttatagtttaaatttttttaacgacattgttataattttaaaatttaatttgtaactAAGTCATAAGTttgttgcttttttattttggcAAAAGGAATGGAGGAAGATTAAGGTAAAATAGTGGTTGACATCCTAATTATGTTTACACTCCAACTCCTAAATTACAAGAGAAACTCATCTCCAATATAATTAAAGAACTGAAAAGTACAAAACAATTGGAAAGACTAGACCATACCCAAAAGGCTGAAACTATgtaatctataaataaaaaaataaaaaaaaggaagtccTAGTATCTAAGGAGATCCCGGCGAACAAAAGATGGTGGAGAATACCATTAAGTATATCCTAAAAAATTGTTCATCATAT
This region of Glycine soja cultivar W05 chromosome 17, ASM419377v2, whole genome shotgun sequence genomic DNA includes:
- the LOC114394173 gene encoding eyes absent homolog; the protein is MATASGMPEQETQVFSGNNDQYPRLDVYVWDMDETLVLLNSLLKSSYAEAFNGLKDVQKGVEIGRTWENLILQICDDYFFYEQIENYNKPFLDALAQYDDGRDLSDYDFNQDELGSPHEDDANNRKLAYRHRVIAQKYLQGLRNILDHETIKLWDELYDKTDEYTDRWLSSARTFLKECSGEDKDAVSSVAFANTSSNSTNSKHVNVLVTSGSIVPSLVKCMLFHLDSLITHGNVYSSWEVGKIQCFRWIKERFNHPNVRFCAIGDGWEECEAAEIMRWPFVKIDPRPGKLHRFPGLTLTTVSHYFSVVYGRPGNENDEE